Sequence from the Pecten maximus unplaced genomic scaffold, xPecMax1.1, whole genome shotgun sequence genome:
atggtggactattcaaatcaccctgcgtccatggtctgtttgtctgtccctccgtaaacaatttttggaatcgctatttctcagaagtgctaaagggatcattctcaaatttacTAATTGTCCTAGACTGATTTATCTGTACTGATTTACCTAcactgatttacctgtgctgtTTTACCTACACTAATTTATCAGaactgatttacctgtactgattTACCCTGACAAATTTACCTACATCGATTTACCCGTACTGATTTACCTAcactgatttacctgtattgattcactgatttacctgtgctgATTTACCTACAccaatttacctgtactgattTACTTACACTGATTTACTTGAACTGATTTACCTGAACTGATTTACCTacactgatttacctgtactgatttacctgtactgattTACCTCAACTGAcagaaataatgatataatcaaAATGGAATCTGAATCCAACACAGTGGTGAAGTATCAGGAAAACTTTTTATGCAAAAAACCCAAGTCGTCTTCTGTGTACAGCCAGGGCCAGAGAGTACTATTGCACATTACAGTCAACAATTATCCCAATGTACATGTGCACAGCCAGATAGTTCTGTTATCTTAaacatcacagtcatcatttATCCCTGTGTACATGTGCAGGGCCAGAGAGTACTATTATCTTAAATATTACAGTCAACACTTATTCCTGTGTACATGTGCAGGGCCAGAGAGTTCTGTTATCCTAAATATTACAGTCAACACTTATCCCTGTGTGCATGTGCAGGGCCAGAGAGTACTATTATCCTAAATATTACAGTCAACACTTATTCCTGTGTACATGTGCAGGGCCAGAGAGTACTATTATCTTAAATATTACAGTCAACACTTATCCCTGTGTACATGTGCAGGGCCAGAGAGTACTATTATCCTAAATATTATAGTCAACACTTATCCCTGTGTACATGTGCAGGGCCAGAGAGTACTATTATCCTAAATATTATAGTCAACACTTATCCCTGTGTACATGTGCAGGGCCAGAGAGTTCTGTTATCCTAAATATTACAGTCAACACTTATCCCTGTGTGCATATGCAGGGCCAGAGAGTACTGTTATGTTAAATATTACAGTCAACACTCATCCCTGTGTACATGTGCGGGGCCAGACTGCCTGTACTATCACAGTAGGCAAACCCTGTCCTCCACACTGTAGCGATGTCTATCAAGTCTGCCTGGTTCCTGTAAAACCTGGCCCCATTAGCCCCGCTGGTCCACAGTAAATGATGGTCCTCGTTAACGTTGTTCGTGCGGTAATAATGGATGACTGGGTGTATTTGGTTGGTGGATTTGTCTCTACGGTCACGTAGTTTGGTCACCAAGGATGTGGATGGCGGATGACATCTTCCATTCTCTTTCACAACTAAATTGAATCTTACATCTCCAAATATCAAATTAGGTATTTTCTTCTGgagaaattcaaatttaaaaatgaaagcAGATTTTTGCCCATTGATATGTGAAGCACAAGAAGAGGCCCGAGTTACTCTCTTGGCTGTTCGATCCAGTGTGTAGCAGTCACTGATAACTAACGTACCCGAGGAGTTAGTCTGCCATATCACTATTTTGGTTTTGGTCTGGTCATATTCAAGTTTGAACACCTCTGTATTTTTCTCCCTCACATCATACAGACTGATGAGTCGTATCCAGTTTACATCATTGTTGTCAAGGCTGCCATTGTCAAAGTCGATAAGGGGATGATGTAAGTACATGCTGACATTCTCGAAGTAGCGTTCCTCATCATACAGTCCTTCAAACGCAGTCTTAGGCagattgaattttattttccccTCTTCAGTTCTCTCAAACTGTGTAAGAAAGAAAATGGCTATGGAACAGGAGAAGACACCTATCAGTCCAATCATAATGAGGAAGCGATAGGTCACATGACGACATGATGTTTTTGTGTGGTCTTTCAGTTCGGCTAGGTTCTTCTTATTGCAGTAATGTATAAGACTTACAATGATTCTGATGATGATGCTGGCAATGATAACAGAAGCTTTCACCAACTGGAAGTAACTGATGGCCTCATCACGACACAGTGCAATGAAAAGGTTGATGATAATCTGTGGTACATCTTCAATCCAGATTGTCACTGCCGAAGCGAGATCAGCATTAATCCACGGATTCTCCCGATATATCTCCCACCATAGATTTACTACCTCAAATAGAAATGTCAGTGTTCCAATAATGGAGAATGCCAGTAATGAGTAGGTAATAGCTTTGTCTGGAGGCCCGTACACAAGGCCTTCCTCCGTCTCAAAGACGTCTCGAAACAGTAACCAATCAGCTATCATGTCCACTGCATTCAGGACCATAaccacaaaaaatacaaaagttttGAAGCAGAAATTGTGTCTAAGTTTGGCACAGTGCCCCAATTTTGTGATTTCCTCAATGATATCGGGGTCATG
This genomic interval carries:
- the LOC117321179 gene encoding uncharacterized protein LOC117321179, coding for MKTEDIELGNTKPGHQGNVSSPSQHGNKTGSTTATSLGNKANKSSLSNRSNRDNKDTESKISGDGKAEHDPDIIEEITKLGHCAKLRHNFCFKTFVFFVVMVLNAVDMIADWLLFRDVFETEEGLVYGPPDKAITYSLLAFSIIGTLTFLFEVVNLWWEIYRENPWINADLASAVTIWIEDVPQIIINLFIALCRDEAISYFQLVKASVIIASIIIRIIVSLIHYCNKKNLAELKDHTKTSCRHVTYRFLIMIGLIGVFSCSIAIFFLTQFERTEEGKIKFNLPKTAFEGLYDEERYFENVSMYLHHPLIDFDNGSLDNNDVNWIRLISLYDVREKNTEVFKLEYDQTKTKIVIWQTNSSGTLVISDCYTLDRTAKRVTRASSCASHINGQKSAFIFKFEFLQKKIPNLIFGDVRFNLVVKENGRCHPPSTSLVTKLRDRRDKSTNQIHPVIHYYRTNNVNEDHHLLWTSGANGARFYRNQADLIDIATVWRTGFAYCDSTGSLAPHMYTGMSVDCNI